In the genome of Bradyrhizobium sp. CIAT3101, one region contains:
- a CDS encoding aminotransferase class III-fold pyridoxal phosphate-dependent enzyme, producing the protein MWFATPSSQWTFTIYSLPVSRRTQSSASRRGLIAAKPEFIAAVQETASKHGILVIADEVLNLRQGFRGASTRYGLVPDLITMGKIIGGGLPIGAVGGREDVMKVFDASSGPPLLPQGGTFSGNPLSMTAGLVAMRHLDHAAFAHLETLGNIVRDGIGRAISTRRVPCT; encoded by the coding sequence ATGTGGTTCGCTACACCCTCATCGCAATGGACTTTCACCATCTACTCCTTGCCGGTCTCCCGGCGCACCCAAAGTAGTGCTAGCCGTCGAGGGCTAATTGCGGCGAAGCCCGAATTTATTGCTGCAGTTCAGGAAACTGCCAGTAAGCATGGCATTCTGGTCATTGCCGATGAAGTCCTGAATCTCAGACAAGGTTTCCGAGGGGCTTCCACCCGCTATGGCCTTGTTCCGGACCTCATCACAATGGGCAAGATTATCGGCGGCGGTTTGCCAATTGGGGCAGTTGGCGGTCGCGAGGATGTGATGAAGGTTTTCGACGCCTCATCCGGCCCGCCACTGCTTCCGCAAGGTGGAACATTTTCCGGGAATCCACTATCGATGACAGCGGGACTCGTCGCAATGCGGCATTTAGATCATGCGGCTTTTGCACATCTTGAGACGCTTGGAAACATTGTCCGAGACGGGATTGGTCGGGCCATCTCAACCCGGCGCGTACCGTGTACGTGA